From a single Alkalihalophilus pseudofirmus genomic region:
- a CDS encoding sulfite oxidase: protein MTNENDPIAKPSLTTKKLYPENQESPIHFLFNKQTPASLFYKRNHFSYPPFNYANFWLSVNGSVKNPIAFSIEELLAHPSKTVEVVMECAGNKRSLFRPKVFGEQWEKGAMSVGRFKGVPLKTLLEKANIDSDSHEVVIEGYDDGYRSDLDNVYAYMRSLPLKKALHPDTLIAYSYNDQPLPFKHGYPIRLIVPGWYAMASVKWVKQITVISASFAGPFQTIDYMYYPNQDNNEDAFPVTTINVNSTIQYPLDRDIVDTGKHTIKGIAWTGDGVIKKVEVSVDGGESWMPASVDNGQEFSLSQWSLTYPFTAKKEHTIMSRATDSNKRTQPESPFWNRKGYGYNAVDQVTIKVE, encoded by the coding sequence ATGACAAATGAGAACGACCCCATCGCCAAACCATCACTAACAACGAAAAAGCTGTACCCTGAAAATCAAGAATCACCCATACATTTTCTTTTCAATAAACAGACACCAGCCTCCCTTTTTTATAAACGTAACCATTTTTCTTACCCGCCCTTTAACTATGCTAACTTCTGGCTTTCCGTAAATGGCTCTGTAAAAAACCCTATTGCTTTCTCTATTGAAGAGCTGCTCGCCCACCCCTCAAAAACAGTGGAAGTCGTTATGGAATGTGCAGGAAATAAGAGAAGCTTATTCAGGCCGAAAGTATTTGGAGAACAGTGGGAAAAAGGAGCGATGAGTGTTGGTCGCTTTAAAGGTGTTCCCCTTAAAACTTTATTAGAAAAAGCAAACATAGATTCAGATTCACATGAAGTAGTCATAGAGGGTTATGATGATGGATATCGTTCAGATTTAGATAATGTGTATGCATACATGCGAAGCTTGCCATTAAAGAAGGCGCTGCACCCTGATACATTAATCGCTTATTCATACAATGATCAGCCTCTTCCTTTTAAACACGGCTATCCTATCCGCTTAATTGTACCTGGCTGGTATGCAATGGCTTCTGTAAAATGGGTAAAACAAATAACGGTCATATCAGCATCATTTGCAGGACCTTTTCAGACAATCGATTATATGTATTATCCAAATCAAGACAATAATGAAGACGCTTTTCCGGTCACAACCATCAATGTTAATTCAACGATTCAATATCCTTTAGACAGAGACATAGTTGATACGGGGAAGCATACGATAAAAGGAATCGCCTGGACAGGGGATGGGGTAATTAAGAAAGTGGAGGTCAGTGTGGACGGAGGAGAGAGCTGGATGCCTGCTTCTGTAGATAACGGTCAGGAGTTCAGCCTGTCTCAATGGTCTCTCACTTATCCCTTTACAGCTAAGAAAGAGCATACCATTATGAGCCGTGCAACTGATTCTAATAAGCGCACACAACCTGAATCCCCTTTTTGGAACCGGAAAGGCTATGGGTATAATGCCGTTGATCAAGTTACTATAAAAGTAGAATAA
- a CDS encoding M14 family metallopeptidase has protein sequence MKLRKIMISWLAIVMVLSVAYPASLPAAEQSTVEVDHVIELDVSQSLFSLTETRTTEVRATFNEEVDPEQIDVQFGGKDLSEWRKWTGSSNYDGDPFINVIEGPAVEEGTNEVTATIEFGLPFNRTDLSNRTIRVQYQDLIGEYELSLVNHATGEKAATTVQLNVYDEFLFYDELKPAIDQVFEEAKADTDNTRYLDYQKVGESAEGRDIHFVVLARDEAAVDTYLNETLPQALEDPASLIEKLENGTMGDYQLPIWFNNIHPDEVEGVDAQVELLKKFALEEEVTFTNTDEDGNEVPVSLNMDEVLNDVIFLYMFTSNPDGRVANTRANAEGFDLNRDNAYQTQVETQQVNELISTWTPLSFVDMHGYVNGFLIEPGTPPHNPNFEYDLLIHNMMDQAHAMGRAGVGNSNLTDYFIAQLEWEDGWDDMTPAYTAIYAMLHGSLGHTIEVPTLSQDSLHAMVGVGLGSTYFVTENKDELFKQQLEIFKRGVNGEDNRAVDEYFVNADGEEIGRVRHGHDSFFPDYYVIPTDKEHQKNVLEAHKMAEYLLRNGVKVEETTRPVDLQGETYPKGTFVIPMNQAKRGLANAVLYQGDNVSDWNAMYDPVVVNFPALRGFDQLEIREAGAFKGLTQEMAEVNLPTGELRGNAPKQVVRSTSNDTVKLINALLNDGKKVEVAVESKGNISRGDYIISTQDLRSYESTFYFEAHPAGNGKGVETEQVVQPKVAATGSSQLNFSIRQLGFTLVKPENADVIVSDARNFNAQQAEGKAFIGIGGSALRSVYDSGVLEGFKYVQTRGTHEGLVKANVNPHKLTAGYNANELLYVTTGSYITEVPESAEVLLTFSDAEDFYVSGWWPGHAGAKGQTMAFTSEVNGTAYTLFANDLAFRAHTEHSYRLLANSIFDASSN, from the coding sequence ATGAAACTAAGAAAGATAATGATCAGCTGGCTGGCAATTGTTATGGTGCTGTCAGTTGCTTATCCTGCTTCATTACCAGCTGCAGAACAGAGCACGGTAGAGGTTGATCATGTAATTGAATTAGATGTAAGTCAATCACTTTTTTCACTAACAGAAACGCGTACAACAGAAGTCCGGGCGACATTTAATGAAGAGGTAGATCCTGAGCAAATTGACGTACAGTTTGGCGGGAAGGATTTATCAGAGTGGCGTAAATGGACAGGTTCGTCGAATTATGATGGTGATCCATTTATTAATGTAATAGAAGGACCTGCTGTAGAAGAAGGTACAAATGAAGTGACGGCAACGATTGAATTTGGACTGCCTTTTAATCGTACAGATCTTTCTAACCGGACGATTCGAGTCCAATATCAAGATTTAATTGGAGAGTATGAACTATCACTAGTGAATCATGCAACAGGCGAGAAGGCTGCTACCACTGTCCAGCTGAATGTATATGATGAATTCTTATTTTATGATGAATTAAAGCCTGCAATTGATCAAGTGTTTGAGGAAGCAAAGGCTGATACAGATAATACCCGCTATTTGGATTACCAAAAGGTAGGGGAGTCGGCTGAAGGTCGCGATATTCATTTTGTTGTGTTAGCAAGAGATGAAGCTGCAGTTGATACATACTTAAATGAAACGCTGCCACAAGCATTAGAAGATCCTGCGAGCTTAATAGAAAAGCTTGAAAATGGAACAATGGGAGACTATCAGCTTCCGATTTGGTTTAATAATATTCACCCTGATGAAGTAGAAGGGGTCGATGCACAAGTTGAACTATTGAAGAAGTTTGCACTAGAAGAGGAAGTTACGTTTACAAATACAGATGAGGATGGAAACGAAGTACCTGTTTCATTAAATATGGACGAGGTTCTTAATGATGTAATCTTCTTATATATGTTCACAAGCAACCCAGACGGCCGTGTGGCTAACACGCGTGCAAACGCTGAAGGGTTTGACTTGAACAGAGATAATGCGTATCAAACACAAGTAGAGACCCAGCAGGTAAATGAATTGATCTCAACTTGGACGCCGCTGTCCTTTGTTGATATGCATGGCTATGTAAATGGCTTTTTAATTGAGCCAGGTACACCGCCGCATAACCCTAACTTTGAATATGATTTATTAATTCATAATATGATGGACCAAGCACATGCAATGGGGCGTGCGGGTGTTGGGAATTCAAATTTAACAGATTACTTCATTGCCCAGCTTGAATGGGAAGACGGCTGGGACGATATGACCCCTGCCTACACTGCGATCTATGCTATGCTTCATGGCTCGCTTGGCCACACAATTGAAGTGCCGACATTAAGCCAGGATTCATTGCATGCTATGGTAGGTGTTGGACTTGGTTCCACATACTTTGTGACAGAGAATAAGGACGAGCTTTTTAAACAGCAGCTTGAAATCTTTAAACGAGGAGTTAACGGTGAAGATAATCGAGCTGTGGATGAGTATTTTGTTAATGCAGACGGTGAAGAAATAGGACGCGTCCGCCATGGGCATGACAGCTTCTTCCCAGATTATTATGTAATTCCGACAGATAAGGAGCACCAGAAAAACGTATTAGAAGCACATAAAATGGCTGAATACTTGCTTCGTAATGGTGTGAAAGTAGAAGAAACAACACGCCCTGTAGATCTACAAGGGGAAACATATCCTAAAGGAACATTTGTTATCCCAATGAACCAAGCTAAAAGAGGACTCGCTAATGCAGTGCTCTATCAAGGAGATAATGTTTCAGACTGGAATGCGATGTATGATCCGGTAGTAGTGAACTTCCCTGCCCTTCGTGGTTTCGATCAGCTGGAGATTAGAGAAGCAGGAGCTTTCAAAGGATTAACTCAAGAAATGGCTGAAGTTAACTTGCCAACTGGTGAATTGAGGGGCAATGCACCTAAGCAAGTGGTTAGATCAACTTCAAATGATACGGTAAAACTTATTAATGCCCTCCTAAATGACGGTAAAAAGGTTGAAGTGGCAGTTGAGAGTAAAGGAAATATCTCTCGCGGTGATTACATTATTTCTACTCAGGATCTACGAAGCTATGAATCTACCTTCTATTTTGAAGCTCACCCAGCTGGTAACGGTAAGGGAGTGGAGACAGAGCAGGTTGTTCAGCCAAAAGTTGCAGCTACAGGTTCAAGCCAGTTGAATTTCTCTATAAGACAATTAGGGTTTACACTAGTTAAACCTGAAAATGCAGATGTCATTGTTAGTGATGCTCGTAATTTTAATGCTCAACAGGCTGAAGGAAAAGCCTTCATCGGGATTGGTGGCAGTGCATTAAGGTCTGTATATGATAGTGGAGTGTTAGAAGGATTCAAATACGTGCAAACAAGAGGTACTCATGAAGGGCTTGTCAAAGCAAACGTGAATCCGCATAAGTTGACTGCAGGATATAATGCCAATGAACTTCTTTATGTAACGACAGGGTCATATATAACCGAAGTTCCTGAAAGTGCAGAAGTGCTGCTAACTTTTAGTGACGCTGAAGATTTCTATGTGTCAGGTTGGTGGCCTGGACATGCGGGAGCAAAAGGACAAACAATGGCCTTTACCTCAGAGGTCAATGGAACCGCTTATACATTATTTGCAAATGACCTGGCGTTCAGAGCACATACTGAACACAGTTACCGACTGTTAGCGAATAGTATTTTTGATGCATCATCTAATTAA
- the lepB gene encoding signal peptidase I: MFVKKFIYEIMSWTKAIVLALVLAVALSVFVIQPFTVDGSSMEPTLEGLDHYDQQKAGDRVFAFKTPYLLGKSPKAGEIVIVDSRIDDERTLMDSFAESPMLAAFIDRQEDSRHNWVKRVIGEPGDRIAIEGGFVYKNGVRLEEEYIYESIYHDFTEVTVPDDHVFVMGDNRNRSTDSREIGPVPIDHVTGKVIARFYPFDRLGTF; this comes from the coding sequence ATGTTTGTAAAAAAATTCATTTATGAAATAATGAGCTGGACAAAAGCCATTGTGCTTGCCTTGGTCTTAGCTGTTGCTCTTAGCGTTTTTGTTATCCAGCCCTTTACAGTAGATGGGAGCTCGATGGAACCTACATTAGAAGGCTTGGATCATTATGATCAGCAAAAAGCTGGTGACCGGGTTTTTGCTTTTAAGACTCCTTACCTTCTCGGAAAGTCTCCTAAAGCAGGAGAAATTGTAATTGTAGACAGCCGGATAGATGATGAGCGAACATTAATGGATTCATTTGCAGAAAGTCCAATGCTTGCCGCTTTTATTGATCGACAAGAAGATTCTCGCCATAATTGGGTGAAACGGGTCATTGGCGAACCTGGCGATCGCATTGCCATAGAAGGCGGCTTTGTATATAAAAATGGTGTTCGCTTAGAGGAAGAATATATTTATGAATCGATCTATCATGACTTCACTGAGGTGACAGTTCCTGATGATCATGTGTTTGTAATGGGGGATAATCGAAACAGAAGTACTGACAGCCGGGAGATTGGTCCTGTTCCGATTGATCATGTGACGGGAAAAGTCATAGCAAGGTTCTACCCTTTCGACCGTTTAGGGACGTTTTAA
- a CDS encoding sensor domain-containing diguanylate cyclase, with translation MLKKSLRFWILTLVCLTMFGLLSSTLLVSYFVTKENAINQTLEINKVYSEKLAQITDQSFESMKESLSLRAIDLVPLLNNEEGLTTALYQYLRSSNYFNSIAVINEEAKILTSAPALNVIGFHVHSVGITEALEKKETLISDLYDGVVGQKILLISSPLQDHEGNYYGLLAGVIYLQDYNIIETVLGEHFSQDGSYVYVVDQHGSIIYHADRNRIGEVVSENPVVKKLMNGESGAMKVTNTKEIDMLAGYTHIPSSNWGIVSQTPYEVIMEPVLGTIKKMMFYSIPFVLLTFLLARMFANRIAYPLQQLAMQTYKLKENKSTVNETKIPTWYFEAEQLNQTFKDYTQNQESQLQSATKEALTDPLTGLANRRALIKTLQALQEQMHFSIILIDIDHFKTVNDTLGHKTGDETLVFFAEAMQRITREKDVCGRFGGEEFMIILPETGTQDAIDVAKRLKDFLQDTISPAGRVITFSAGIGFYCDSYEGEIDQFLNRVDAALYKAKDQGRNQYKTA, from the coding sequence ATGTTGAAAAAAAGTTTACGTTTTTGGATATTGACACTTGTATGTTTAACCATGTTCGGACTACTTAGCAGCACATTATTGGTAAGTTACTTTGTAACCAAAGAGAATGCAATAAATCAAACTTTAGAAATTAATAAAGTTTACTCTGAAAAACTAGCTCAAATTACCGATCAATCCTTTGAATCAATGAAAGAGAGTTTATCATTAAGGGCGATTGATCTTGTGCCTTTACTTAATAACGAAGAAGGCTTAACAACAGCCCTTTATCAATATTTAAGAAGCAGCAATTATTTTAATTCGATAGCTGTTATTAATGAAGAAGCTAAAATTTTGACGTCAGCTCCTGCATTAAATGTTATAGGTTTTCATGTTCATTCTGTGGGAATTACCGAAGCACTCGAAAAAAAAGAAACTCTTATATCAGATTTATATGACGGGGTTGTTGGGCAAAAAATTCTACTTATTTCAAGCCCGCTTCAAGATCACGAAGGCAATTATTATGGGCTGCTTGCTGGAGTGATTTACTTACAAGATTACAATATCATTGAAACAGTTCTTGGTGAACACTTTTCACAGGATGGATCCTATGTTTATGTTGTCGATCAGCATGGTTCAATTATTTATCACGCAGATCGCAATAGGATTGGAGAGGTCGTTAGTGAAAACCCGGTGGTTAAGAAGCTTATGAATGGTGAAAGCGGTGCGATGAAAGTCACAAACACTAAAGAAATTGATATGTTAGCCGGATATACACATATCCCTTCGAGCAATTGGGGGATCGTATCACAAACTCCATATGAGGTTATTATGGAACCAGTGTTAGGAACAATTAAGAAAATGATGTTCTATTCTATTCCATTTGTTCTACTCACTTTCCTTCTCGCTCGTATGTTTGCCAATCGAATTGCTTATCCGCTCCAGCAGTTAGCTATGCAAACCTATAAGTTAAAAGAGAATAAAAGTACAGTAAATGAAACAAAAATTCCAACCTGGTATTTTGAAGCCGAACAGCTAAATCAAACATTTAAAGACTATACTCAAAACCAGGAGTCTCAACTCCAATCTGCCACAAAAGAAGCATTAACAGACCCGCTTACAGGTCTTGCAAACCGCCGGGCTCTTATTAAGACCCTTCAGGCTTTACAAGAACAAATGCATTTTTCAATTATTTTAATTGATATTGATCACTTTAAAACAGTCAATGATACACTTGGCCACAAAACAGGAGATGAAACCCTTGTCTTTTTTGCAGAAGCAATGCAAAGAATTACTAGAGAGAAAGACGTCTGCGGGAGATTTGGCGGGGAAGAATTTATGATCATCCTCCCTGAAACCGGAACACAAGATGCCATAGATGTAGCAAAGCGTTTAAAAGATTTCTTGCAAGATACCATTTCACCTGCTGGCAGAGTAATTACCTTTTCTGCAGGAATCGGTTTTTACTGTGATTCATATGAAGGAGAGATTGATCAATTTCTTAACCGAGTAGATGCAGCCTTGTATAAGGCTAAAGATCAAGGGCGTAATCAATACAAGACAGCCTAA
- a CDS encoding DUF3231 family protein gives MRSSKQIRLTTAEMAYLWAQYVSDSASRCMLLYFMEVVEDKEVKDGFRSNV, from the coding sequence ATGAGATCTAGTAAGCAAATAAGGCTAACGACAGCAGAAATGGCTTATTTATGGGCACAATATGTAAGTGATAGTGCAAGCAGATGTATGCTGCTTTACTTTATGGAAGTAGTAGAAGACAAGGAAGTCAAGGATGGATTTAGGAGCAATGTATAA
- a CDS encoding putative holin-like toxin produces MRLILTIYEALSLLAQFSSILLAVLALTVSIIVSQHKKK; encoded by the coding sequence GTGAGGCTTATTTTGACGATCTATGAGGCGTTAAGTTTACTGGCCCAATTCTCAAGCATCTTACTTGCTGTGTTAGCACTTACGGTCAGTATCATTGTGAGTCAGCACAAAAAGAAATAG
- a CDS encoding M28 family peptidase: MKKALVSIALVTSLTLSSVGVQAFAQPSATSQSGIHNVLDNRVINQINVENIYNNIDYLQQTPRVAASEEEYQAVLYIKEQFESYGYEAEIQPFEFFGFTAPHTVELSVGETSFTPNSFTYTASGEVTADLVDAGLGREGDLSGVDLKGKIALIQRGEISFGDKVLNAARAGAKGVIIYNNAPGTLNGTLGAANEDYVAAVSISQAEGQALASQLSQLPEGESLKASLKVLGAESGLRTSHNVIASKKPTNKNKDNGNVIVLSSHHDSVPGAPGANDNASGTAMVLELARAMKNLPTDTEIRFTTFGAEELGLIGSRHYVKTLPDTELNRIVANFNLDMVGSRDAGDLVMRTVNGQPNLVTELAQASSYRLNGAPTPFNQGGSSDHVPFGEKGIPAALFIHSPLEPWYHTPEDTIDKISKEKLQDVAQIVSTAIYDYASFDNMGAKPKKAKPQSVDAQMYFEEDVQ; encoded by the coding sequence ATGAAAAAGGCTTTAGTATCTATTGCTTTAGTAACTTCTCTAACATTAAGCTCTGTCGGTGTACAAGCTTTTGCACAGCCTTCTGCAACGAGCCAATCAGGCATTCATAATGTACTTGATAACCGTGTAATTAACCAAATTAATGTAGAAAATATTTACAATAACATCGATTACTTGCAGCAGACACCGCGTGTAGCTGCCTCAGAAGAAGAATATCAAGCAGTGCTTTATATTAAGGAGCAATTTGAATCATATGGGTATGAAGCAGAAATTCAGCCGTTTGAATTTTTTGGATTTACAGCCCCTCATACTGTAGAGTTGTCAGTAGGTGAGACAAGCTTTACTCCTAATTCATTTACTTATACAGCGAGCGGAGAGGTAACTGCTGATCTTGTCGATGCAGGGTTAGGTCGTGAGGGTGATTTATCAGGTGTAGATCTTAAGGGGAAGATTGCTTTGATTCAACGAGGCGAAATCAGCTTTGGAGATAAAGTACTGAATGCAGCAAGGGCAGGAGCTAAAGGGGTCATCATTTATAATAATGCACCCGGGACCTTAAATGGTACTCTTGGAGCAGCAAATGAAGATTATGTGGCTGCCGTCTCTATTTCACAAGCAGAAGGACAAGCATTAGCTTCTCAATTATCTCAATTACCTGAAGGAGAGTCTCTTAAAGCTTCTCTAAAAGTTCTAGGAGCAGAGTCAGGGCTGCGTACTTCTCATAATGTCATTGCATCTAAGAAACCAACAAATAAAAACAAAGATAATGGTAATGTGATTGTGCTCAGCTCTCATCATGACTCTGTACCAGGAGCACCCGGAGCAAATGATAATGCATCAGGAACAGCCATGGTGTTAGAGTTAGCGAGAGCCATGAAGAACCTGCCAACGGATACCGAAATCCGCTTCACGACTTTTGGAGCTGAAGAGCTTGGATTAATTGGATCGAGACACTACGTAAAAACGCTGCCAGATACAGAGCTTAATAGAATTGTCGCAAACTTCAACTTAGACATGGTAGGTAGCCGCGATGCGGGTGACCTTGTCATGAGAACGGTCAATGGCCAGCCGAATCTTGTAACTGAACTAGCACAAGCATCCAGCTACCGCTTAAATGGTGCACCAACTCCATTTAACCAAGGCGGAAGCAGTGACCATGTTCCATTTGGAGAAAAAGGCATTCCGGCAGCACTCTTCATTCATAGTCCGCTTGAGCCATGGTACCACACACCAGAGGATACGATTGATAAAATCAGTAAAGAGAAACTCCAGGATGTGGCTCAGATTGTCAGCACTGCTATTTACGACTATGCAAGCTTTGACAATATGGGAGCTAAACCGAAAAAAGCGAAGCCTCAATCAGTCGATGCTCAAATGTACTTTGAAGAAGACGTACAATAA
- a CDS encoding YwqI/YxiC family protein, protein MSEEISLKPTRVRNKMNRLSSHLDSVTPEYTVAFDGRSELDTIKEAEKNMKAMESLLQSYKALLQKNVEQVYRVVEQYEEADQQVSRQIKGG, encoded by the coding sequence ATGAGTGAAGAAATTAGCTTAAAACCAACTCGAGTGAGAAATAAGATGAATCGATTGTCATCTCATTTGGATAGTGTGACTCCCGAGTATACAGTCGCATTTGATGGGCGTTCTGAACTAGATACAATCAAGGAAGCAGAAAAAAACATGAAAGCGATGGAATCCCTGCTTCAATCCTATAAGGCACTCTTGCAAAAGAATGTGGAGCAAGTTTATCGGGTTGTGGAGCAGTATGAAGAAGCAGACCAACAGGTATCACGTCAAATTAAAGGAGGGTAA
- a CDS encoding LXG domain-containing protein, translated as MKILDAASMIENVESLLQEVKRQQDQLSPVESWLHNEAALLGVESRFNGRTAIRIINYFTYCHGPFVKLLRTILSEFEASLEGTLNQLNAYFNQNEFIREDFLQDEVNGKIQELKSTMTTLGEEVNGIIAMYKDVVYLPEFNYNRVIDGLAASKSKSEETVEKVYEYDYEQLPSMEFVGQDIQLLQNYASSLEEMFVSQSISIEQFNHNMIKDNEAFRAVKNTQNIREADKLFEVAANTSTFFGYTESIAPNLLAASAYATGSYADVINKGNYNEVSSKSTQNNKSSSINNQNLQRNSASSKSLQILNSTNKVVNSPFVRSASGPIGLGLTAAGNLTEFTSSDNRDKSAAVRTTRFISGTTVEAGTAAAGAITGAKIGAVVGSFAIPVPVVGTAIGGAVGAMLGGVGGVYVGSKISSSAKDLAESAYNKVTDISKAALSSVKSWFK; from the coding sequence GTGAAAATATTAGATGCAGCTTCCATGATTGAAAATGTAGAATCATTACTTCAAGAAGTTAAGAGACAGCAGGATCAATTATCTCCAGTAGAAAGCTGGCTGCACAATGAAGCCGCTCTCTTGGGTGTGGAATCAAGATTTAATGGGCGTACTGCGATTCGGATCATCAATTATTTCACTTACTGTCATGGCCCTTTTGTAAAACTCCTTCGCACGATTCTATCAGAATTTGAGGCATCTCTCGAAGGTACCTTGAATCAATTAAATGCGTATTTTAATCAAAATGAGTTCATTCGCGAAGACTTTTTACAAGATGAAGTCAATGGAAAAATACAAGAATTAAAATCAACGATGACTACACTGGGTGAAGAAGTGAATGGTATTATTGCCATGTACAAAGATGTGGTATATTTGCCCGAATTCAACTATAACCGCGTCATCGACGGGTTAGCTGCATCGAAATCAAAATCTGAAGAAACTGTTGAAAAAGTGTATGAGTACGACTATGAACAGCTTCCTAGTATGGAATTTGTTGGGCAGGATATACAGCTTCTACAAAACTATGCATCAAGTTTAGAAGAAATGTTCGTCAGCCAATCCATATCAATTGAGCAGTTTAACCATAATATGATTAAGGATAATGAAGCATTCAGAGCTGTTAAAAATACACAGAATATAAGGGAAGCAGATAAATTATTTGAGGTTGCTGCTAATACCTCGACCTTTTTCGGATATACTGAATCAATAGCTCCCAATTTACTAGCTGCTTCAGCCTACGCTACAGGTAGTTATGCGGATGTCATAAATAAAGGGAATTACAATGAGGTTTCAAGTAAATCAACCCAGAATAACAAAAGTTCATCTATTAACAATCAAAACCTACAAAGAAATTCTGCGAGTAGTAAAAGCTTGCAAATTTTAAACTCTACAAATAAGGTAGTCAACAGCCCATTTGTACGGAGTGCTTCAGGTCCGATAGGGTTAGGTTTAACTGCTGCAGGGAATTTAACTGAGTTTACAAGCAGCGATAATAGAGATAAATCAGCTGCTGTGCGAACTACTAGATTTATAAGTGGCACTACAGTTGAAGCTGGTACGGCTGCTGCTGGAGCTATAACTGGTGCGAAAATTGGAGCAGTAGTAGGCTCATTTGCAATACCTGTTCCTGTGGTTGGTACTGCTATTGGAGGCGCTGTTGGTGCTATGTTAGGTGGTGTTGGTGGAGTATATGTAGGTTCTAAGATTTCAAGTTCTGCCAAAGACCTTGCAGAATCTGCATATAATAAAGTTACTGATATATCTAAAGCGGCTTTAAGCTCTGTGAAAAGCTGGTTTAAATAA
- a CDS encoding PH domain-containing protein — MAFKGRRDLPMLSINIATVIGLIVMFFVMYGWRDASLLIPPLLTGYALLVLWIITLFLRLLFVVEDEYLEVQIGLQTYTFDYKNMKSIQETKGLYRVPHYNFMYAFSGFMVDFHDGSMNIRVSPENEREFITELFKKAPHLSYCSIEEYRSLQRRKEEVAQHEVISVPHLGNTVKGGEVGSSSSKWVKL, encoded by the coding sequence ATGGCTTTTAAAGGAAGACGGGATCTGCCCATGCTGTCTATTAATATAGCAACTGTTATTGGTCTTATCGTAATGTTCTTTGTAATGTATGGCTGGAGAGATGCTTCATTATTAATCCCCCCTTTATTAACCGGATATGCGTTATTAGTGCTGTGGATTATTACGTTGTTTCTTCGTTTACTATTTGTAGTAGAAGACGAGTATTTAGAAGTACAAATAGGGTTGCAGACATATACGTTTGATTATAAAAATATGAAAAGCATTCAAGAGACAAAGGGGTTATATCGTGTCCCTCATTACAATTTCATGTATGCTTTTAGTGGCTTTATGGTTGATTTTCATGACGGATCGATGAATATTCGTGTTTCTCCTGAAAACGAAAGAGAATTTATAACAGAGTTGTTCAAGAAGGCACCTCACTTATCTTATTGCTCGATAGAAGAGTATCGCTCCTTACAAAGAAGAAAAGAGGAAGTAGCTCAACATGAGGTGATCAGTGTCCCTCATCTAGGCAACACGGTAAAAGGGGGTGAAGTTGGAAGCTCATCAAGCAAGTGGGTGAAGTTATAA
- a CDS encoding YwqH-like family protein: MFETEATVRQSIAILSGDISQIQEQMRRLNEARSKLESQEAEMTAFKGQFLLPELDSNTWAGKYAAEFETIRTSEVYEQYNDLTSSSFSTYYRQIEMAQNFLSVQLESKTQQLQNRRNQLEQLQKQEA, from the coding sequence ATGTTTGAAACAGAAGCGACGGTCCGACAAAGTATAGCTATATTATCAGGTGATATAAGCCAAATCCAAGAACAAATGCGCAGATTGAATGAAGCAAGGTCCAAGCTAGAAAGTCAGGAAGCAGAGATGACAGCATTCAAAGGTCAATTCCTGCTGCCGGAGCTTGATTCAAATACGTGGGCTGGAAAGTATGCTGCAGAGTTTGAAACGATTCGCACGAGTGAGGTGTATGAACAATACAATGATCTTACTTCCTCCTCGTTTTCTACCTATTATCGTCAAATTGAAATGGCTCAGAACTTTCTATCTGTACAATTAGAGTCGAAAACGCAGCAGCTTCAAAATCGGAGAAATCAACTAGAACAACTACAAAAACAAGAAGCGTAA